In the genome of Acidimicrobiia bacterium, one region contains:
- a CDS encoding cell wall-binding repeat-containing protein has translation MSRRFPLSWLMAFVLIAGVIGVGAAVAESPDPRGADVVYIATGTNFPDALGAGPAAALGNGPILLVQTDAVPSQTTAELNRLKPRLIVIVGGTAVVSTSVENTLKGLSFGPTVIRVSGSNRYATAAAISQQAFPCGDGEVMAGRDRQGVVCRPALSGNWSTHTVDSSGMVGEYTSLALDAFGNPVVSYYDVSNGDLKVAHCDDPVCWGGGESIETVDPSANNVGQFSSLALDSSGFPVVSYYDATTGDLKLAHCNDANCTGGGESIQTVDSSANNVGQYSSLALDSSGFPVVSYYDATTGDLKLAHCNDANCAGGGESIQTVDSSANDVGLWTSLVLDASGKPVVAYFDSTTDDLKLVHCDDVNCAPGGESPKTVDSSGSVGAYTSLVLDASGFPVISYAATTIWDLKLAHCNDANCDGGNESIELVDGSGELVGLFSSLVLDAAGRPVISHWSLTNYDLKLVSCNDANCAGGDETMISIDTADDVGKYSSMVLDVSGNPVIAYLDSTNFELKVASF, from the coding sequence ATGTCGCGTCGTTTCCCCCTGTCCTGGCTGATGGCTTTCGTGCTCATCGCCGGGGTGATTGGTGTCGGTGCTGCGGTTGCGGAATCCCCTGATCCCCGTGGCGCCGACGTGGTCTACATAGCCACCGGGACCAACTTCCCAGACGCCCTGGGCGCGGGTCCGGCTGCTGCGCTGGGCAACGGGCCGATCCTGCTGGTCCAGACAGATGCGGTCCCGTCGCAAACCACGGCGGAGTTGAACCGGCTGAAGCCCAGGCTGATCGTGATCGTCGGGGGCACGGCGGTGGTCTCGACCAGCGTGGAGAACACGTTGAAGGGCCTGTCGTTCGGTCCGACGGTGATCCGGGTGTCGGGTTCGAACCGGTATGCGACTGCGGCTGCGATCTCACAGCAGGCGTTTCCGTGTGGGGATGGTGAGGTGATGGCGGGACGCGACCGCCAGGGTGTGGTGTGTCGACCGGCCTTGTCGGGGAACTGGAGCACCCACACCGTCGACTCGTCGGGCATGGTGGGCGAGTACACGTCGCTGGCTCTGGATGCGTTCGGGAACCCGGTCGTCTCCTACTACGACGTCAGCAACGGGGATCTGAAGGTCGCCCACTGCGACGATCCCGTGTGCTGGGGTGGTGGTGAGTCGATCGAGACCGTGGACCCGTCGGCGAACAATGTCGGCCAGTTCTCGTCGCTGGCGCTGGACTCCTCGGGTTTCCCGGTGGTCTCCTACTACGACGCCACCACGGGTGATCTGAAGCTCGCGCACTGCAACGATGCGAACTGTACGGGGGGCGGCGAGTCGATCCAGACGGTGGACTCATCGGCAAACAACGTCGGCCAGTACTCGTCGCTGGCGCTGGACTCCTCGGGTTTCCCGGTGGTCTCCTACTACGACGCCACCACGGGTGATCTGAAGCTGGCGCACTGCAACGATGCGAACTGTGCGGGGGGCGGCGAGTCGATCCAGACGGTGGACTCATCGGCAAACGACGTGGGCCTGTGGACTTCGCTGGTGCTGGACGCCTCGGGCAAGCCCGTGGTCGCCTACTTCGACTCCACGACCGACGATCTGAAGCTGGTGCACTGCGACGACGTCAACTGTGCCCCTGGGGGAGAGTCACCCAAGACGGTGGACTCGAGTGGCAGCGTCGGCGCGTATACCTCATTGGTGTTGGATGCGTCTGGGTTCCCGGTGATCTCCTATGCGGCCACCACCATCTGGGACTTGAAGCTGGCTCACTGCAACGACGCCAACTGCGATGGGGGCAACGAGTCCATCGAGCTGGTCGATGGTTCCGGTGAGCTTGTCGGCCTCTTCTCTTCGCTGGTGCTGGATGCTGCAGGCCGTCCTGTGATCTCGCACTGGAGCCTCACCAACTACGATCTGAAATTGGTGTCGTGCAACGACGCCAACTGTGCCGGAGGTGACGAGACGATGATTTCGATCGACACCGCAGACGATGTGGGCAAGTACTCATCCATGGTCCTGGACGTCTCGGGGAACCCGGTCATCGCCTACCTCGACTCCACGAACTTCGAACTTAAGGTGGCCTCCTTCTAG
- a CDS encoding cell wall-binding repeat-containing protein produces the protein MLRAHRSIPLSWLLAVVLIGGLTFRIGAAVADSPDPQAADVVYIATGTNFPDALGAGPAAALGNGPILLVQTDAVPSQTTTELNRLKPHLIVIVGGTAVVSTSVENTLKGLGFGPTVIRVSGSNRYATAAAISESAFPCDAGMVMAGTDRHGPVCRAALSGNWSTQTVDSTGSVGTYTSLALDAFGNPVVSYYDVIDGNLKVAHCDDPACSGGGESVRTVASTGDVGRFTSLALDASGFPVISYLDYTNGDLKLAHCNDPNCDGVGESIVSVDLGGYVGEYTSLVLDASGFPVIAYYDSSNENLKLVHCNDVNCAGGDETPQTVDTAGASGYFISLVLDASGFPVISYHDLDAATLKVAHCNDANCAPGGESIQTVDSSSAVGWYTSLALDRSGYPVISYYDISNTALKVAHCNDANCAPGGESIETVDSAGDVGAFSSLVLDAAGNPMVAYYYSSGSDLRLVSCNDPNCAGADEKQISPDSAGSVGAHLSMVLDRAGNPVISYYDGTNARLKVASF, from the coding sequence ATGTTGCGTGCCCATCGTTCTATCCCCCTGTCCTGGCTGCTGGCCGTAGTGCTGATCGGCGGGCTGACCTTTCGCATCGGTGCTGCGGTTGCGGATTCGCCGGACCCGCAGGCCGCCGACGTGGTTTACATCGCCACCGGGACCAACTTTCCCGACGCCCTTGGTGCGGGGCCGGCTGCTGCCCTGGGTAACGGGCCGATCCTGCTGGTGCAGACCGATGCGGTTCCGTCGCAGACCACCACCGAGTTGAACCGCCTGAAGCCGCATCTGATCGTGATCGTGGGGGGCACCGCGGTGGTGTCGACCAGCGTCGAGAACACGCTGAAGGGACTGGGGTTCGGTCCCACGGTGATCCGGGTGTCGGGGTCGAACCGGTATGCGACTGCGGCTGCGATTTCGGAGTCGGCGTTTCCTTGTGATGCGGGCATGGTGATGGCGGGAACCGACCGGCATGGTCCGGTGTGTCGTGCTGCGTTGTCGGGGAACTGGAGCACCCAGACGGTGGACTCGACCGGCTCTGTGGGCACGTACACATCGCTTGCCCTGGATGCGTTCGGGAACCCGGTGGTCTCCTACTACGACGTCATCGATGGGAACCTGAAGGTCGCGCACTGTGATGATCCGGCCTGTTCAGGAGGTGGCGAATCGGTCCGGACGGTGGCCTCGACCGGTGATGTCGGTCGGTTCACCTCGCTGGCATTGGATGCCTCGGGGTTCCCGGTCATCTCCTACCTGGACTACACCAACGGGGATCTGAAGTTGGCGCACTGCAACGACCCGAACTGCGACGGAGTTGGCGAGTCGATCGTATCCGTGGATCTGGGGGGCTACGTAGGCGAGTACACGTCTCTGGTGTTGGATGCCTCGGGGTTCCCGGTGATCGCCTACTACGACAGCAGCAATGAGAACCTGAAGCTGGTGCACTGCAACGATGTGAACTGTGCGGGCGGGGACGAGACGCCCCAGACCGTCGACACCGCCGGTGCTTCCGGCTACTTCATCTCGCTGGTCTTGGACGCCTCGGGGTTCCCGGTGATCTCCTACCACGATCTCGATGCCGCCACCCTGAAGGTGGCGCACTGCAACGACGCCAACTGTGCGCCGGGTGGGGAGTCGATCCAGACCGTTGACTCCTCGAGTGCAGTTGGCTGGTACACCTCGCTGGCACTGGATCGGTCCGGATACCCCGTGATCTCGTACTACGACATCAGTAACACGGCACTGAAGGTGGCGCACTGCAACGACGCCAACTGTGCCCCGGGGGGTGAGTCGATTGAAACGGTGGACTCGGCCGGTGATGTCGGTGCTTTCTCGTCGTTGGTGCTCGACGCCGCCGGCAACCCGATGGTCGCCTACTACTACTCCTCCGGCAGCGATCTCAGACTCGTGTCGTGCAACGATCCGAACTGTGCCGGCGCCGATGAGAAGCAGATATCGCCAGACTCGGCCGGCTCCGTCGGGGCGCACCTCTCGATGGTGCTCGACCGCGCGGGGAACCCGGTCATCTCCTACTACGACGGCACGAACGCAAGGCTGAAGGTGGCTTCCTTCTGA
- a CDS encoding ribose-phosphate diphosphokinase has translation MNTKNRKRFMLFSGSANPALAEEVAGLLGVELGGVDRSTFANGEICIRFTQSVRGADCFVLQSHSHPINFHIMEQLIMMDALQRASAKRITAVVPFFGYARQDKKGMPREPITARLMADLFVTAGADRLVSVDLHSTQIQGFTSKPFDSLTALPTFLQHLGRIDGPLTVVSPDSGRVKLASKYARHLDAEVAFVHKRRRVDRANEVAALQVVGEVSGRHCVIVDDMIDTAGTMVKAADLLMEAGALTVRALATHGVLSPPAADRIKNSPLTEVVVTNTLPVPDDAADLPNLVVLSIAPLLADTLKAIFTDESVSAIFMGENV, from the coding sequence ATGAACACCAAGAACCGGAAGCGCTTCATGCTGTTCTCCGGTTCGGCCAACCCGGCGCTCGCCGAGGAGGTTGCCGGCCTGCTCGGGGTCGAGCTCGGCGGCGTCGATCGGTCCACCTTCGCCAACGGCGAGATCTGCATCCGCTTCACCCAGAGCGTGCGCGGTGCCGACTGCTTTGTGCTGCAGAGCCACAGCCATCCGATCAACTTCCACATCATGGAGCAGCTCATCATGATGGATGCCCTGCAGCGGGCATCGGCGAAGCGGATCACCGCCGTGGTGCCCTTCTTCGGGTATGCGCGCCAGGACAAGAAGGGGATGCCCCGGGAGCCGATCACCGCCCGGCTCATGGCCGACCTCTTCGTCACCGCAGGCGCCGATCGACTGGTTTCGGTGGATCTGCATTCGACACAGATCCAGGGGTTCACCTCCAAGCCGTTCGACTCGCTGACGGCCCTGCCCACCTTCTTGCAACACCTGGGCCGGATCGACGGGCCGCTGACTGTGGTATCGCCCGACTCGGGTCGGGTGAAGCTGGCGTCGAAGTATGCCCGGCATTTGGACGCAGAGGTGGCGTTCGTGCACAAGCGCCGCCGTGTGGACAGGGCCAACGAGGTGGCGGCGCTGCAGGTGGTGGGCGAGGTCTCGGGACGCCACTGTGTGATCGTTGACGACATGATCGATACCGCCGGGACCATGGTGAAGGCCGCCGACCTGCTGATGGAGGCGGGCGCTCTCACGGTGCGGGCCCTGGCCACTCACGGGGTCCTGTCGCCTCCCGCCGCCGATCGGATCAAGAACTCGCCGCTCACCGAGGTCGTGGTGACCAACACCTTGCCGGTGCCCGACGACGCCGCCGACCTCCCCAACCTGGTGGTGCTCTCGATCGCCCCGCTTCTTGCCGACACCCTGAAGGCGATCTTCACCGACGAGTCGGTGTCGGCGATCTTCATGGGCGAGAACGTCTGA
- the glmU gene encoding bifunctional UDP-N-acetylglucosamine diphosphorylase/glucosamine-1-phosphate N-acetyltransferase GlmU, with translation MSVRAVVLAAGKGTRMRCDLPKVLHTVSGRPIVAWAVDAALGAGADQVAVVVGHGADVVSAALPDAAVPVVQETQGGTGHAARVALKAQRPAADDMVLILPGDSPLMGVDTLRSLLALAETSGAAAAMLTAHLPDPTGYGRVVREGGSVVAIVEHTDADEATRKIDEVAVSTYAFRADALEKALAEIRPQGAKGEEYLTDVIALLAADGGVVALAAADHTEALGVNTHTQLAEVDAVMRQRINRAWMEAGVWMQDPATTFVDAGVTLEAGVRLMAGVHLEGATRVAAGAIVGPQVLAADSTIGAGSHVWYSVLRGVTVEQEVEVGPFASLRHGTVMRRGSKAGTFVEIKASEVGEGSKVPHLSYVGDATIGSASNFGAGSITCNWDGERKHHTVIGDGVFIGSDTMLVAPVEVGDGAYTGAGSVITRDVAPGALAVERSQQRELPGYAERRSRLTKTEGD, from the coding sequence ATGAGCGTGCGGGCGGTCGTCCTTGCCGCCGGCAAGGGCACCCGGATGCGATGCGATCTACCCAAGGTGCTGCACACCGTGTCGGGGCGACCGATCGTCGCCTGGGCTGTGGATGCGGCGCTCGGGGCGGGGGCCGATCAGGTCGCGGTGGTGGTGGGGCACGGCGCCGATGTGGTGTCCGCCGCCCTTCCCGATGCGGCGGTGCCGGTGGTTCAGGAGACGCAGGGGGGAACCGGCCACGCCGCCCGCGTGGCGCTGAAGGCGCAGCGTCCCGCCGCAGACGACATGGTCTTGATCCTCCCCGGGGACAGCCCGCTGATGGGGGTGGACACCCTGAGGTCGTTGCTGGCACTTGCCGAGACTTCGGGTGCTGCAGCGGCCATGCTCACCGCCCACCTCCCCGATCCCACCGGGTACGGGCGGGTGGTGCGAGAGGGTGGGTCGGTCGTTGCCATCGTCGAGCACACCGACGCCGATGAGGCCACCAGGAAGATCGACGAGGTGGCGGTGTCCACCTACGCCTTCCGGGCCGATGCCCTGGAGAAGGCCCTGGCGGAGATTCGCCCCCAGGGAGCCAAGGGCGAGGAGTACCTGACCGACGTGATCGCCCTGCTCGCTGCAGACGGCGGTGTGGTGGCACTGGCTGCCGCCGACCACACCGAGGCGCTCGGCGTCAACACCCACACCCAACTGGCCGAGGTCGATGCGGTGATGCGGCAGCGGATCAACCGGGCGTGGATGGAGGCGGGAGTGTGGATGCAGGATCCGGCCACCACCTTCGTCGACGCCGGCGTCACCCTCGAGGCAGGGGTCCGCCTCATGGCGGGTGTCCATCTGGAGGGGGCGACCCGTGTGGCTGCCGGTGCCATCGTGGGGCCTCAGGTCCTCGCCGCCGACAGCACGATCGGTGCCGGATCCCATGTCTGGTACTCGGTGCTCCGCGGGGTGACGGTCGAGCAGGAGGTAGAGGTGGGGCCGTTCGCCTCGCTTCGCCACGGGACGGTCATGCGACGCGGGTCGAAGGCGGGGACGTTCGTGGAGATCAAGGCGTCCGAGGTGGGGGAGGGGAGCAAGGTGCCGCATCTCTCCTATGTGGGCGACGCAACCATCGGTTCGGCGAGCAACTTCGGGGCGGGCTCGATCACCTGCAACTGGGACGGTGAGCGTAAGCACCACACCGTGATCGGCGACGGCGTGTTCATCGGCTCCGACACCATGTTGGTGGCTCCTGTCGAAGTGGGTGACGGCGCGTACACCGGGGCGGGCTCGGTCATCACCCGGGACGTCGCTCCCGGGGCGCTGGCGGTGGAGCGTTCGCAGCAGCGAGAGCTGCCGGGCTACGCTGAGCGCAGGTCCCGTTTGACCAAGACGGAAGGCGACTGA
- the ispE gene encoding 4-(cytidine 5'-diphospho)-2-C-methyl-D-erythritol kinase, producing the protein MIVSGFAKVNLSLRVRRRDDSGFHPLLSLVQSIGWADRVSLVPSDGDEFTVDGSMVAETSNLAWRAVEAVRSAAGSDATVRLHLEKRIPVAAGLGGGSADAAAALVAAGALFRVGHHSLTGLAPGLGSDVPFCLVGGSAWMEGRGERIAQAAFTPDFFLAVVVPDFELSTAAVYRRWDDLEAPEDRSPAGGRDLPPSLREAGPLVNDLLPAALSLRPDLGDFMADLALAWGRPVLLSGSGPACFAFFADAEEAAEATGLTPPVRSAWSGAPADRGWRIDDEG; encoded by the coding sequence GTGATCGTCTCAGGCTTCGCCAAGGTGAACCTCTCGCTGCGGGTACGGCGGCGCGACGACTCCGGGTTCCACCCGCTGCTGTCGCTGGTGCAGTCGATCGGATGGGCCGACCGGGTGAGCCTTGTGCCGAGCGATGGGGACGAGTTCACCGTCGACGGGAGCATGGTGGCCGAGACCTCCAACCTGGCGTGGAGGGCAGTCGAGGCGGTTCGCTCTGCCGCCGGCTCCGACGCAACGGTTCGGCTCCACCTGGAGAAGCGGATTCCGGTGGCGGCCGGGCTGGGTGGGGGAAGTGCCGACGCCGCCGCCGCCCTGGTGGCGGCGGGAGCCCTGTTCCGGGTCGGCCACCATTCCCTGACCGGCCTCGCCCCCGGCCTGGGCTCGGACGTCCCCTTCTGCCTGGTGGGAGGTTCGGCCTGGATGGAGGGGAGGGGCGAGCGCATCGCTCAGGCGGCGTTCACGCCCGACTTCTTCCTGGCCGTCGTCGTCCCAGACTTCGAACTGTCGACCGCCGCGGTGTACCGCAGGTGGGACGACCTGGAAGCCCCCGAGGATCGCAGCCCCGCAGGGGGCCGCGATCTGCCACCGTCGCTGCGGGAGGCGGGCCCGTTGGTCAACGACCTGCTGCCCGCCGCTCTCTCGCTGCGCCCCGACCTGGGCGACTTCATGGCCGATCTGGCCCTGGCCTGGGGGCGTCCCGTCCTGCTGTCCGGGAGCGGTCCTGCCTGTTTCGCCTTCTTCGCCGACGCCGAGGAGGCGGCCGAGGCGACAGGCCTGACGCCACCGGTGCGTTCCGCATGGTCTGGAGCGCCGGCCGACCGGGGGTGGAGGATCGACGACGAGGGGTGA
- the rsmA gene encoding 16S rRNA (adenine(1518)-N(6)/adenine(1519)-N(6))-dimethyltransferase RsmA, producing MSVEPLGRTETRALLERHGVHLRRDLGQHFLTEPNVVRRIVEISGVGSGSQVVEVGAGAGTLTRALSEAGARVVAYEVDGSLREVLDETVGDAAEVRFEDAAAVDFETALPPGEWVMVANLPYNVGTPIVLDVLRHVPRITRLVVMLQREAVERLAAAPGSRTYGLPSVVVGLNATVRVVLRVPPHLFFPVPKVESAVALIDRRPAHPLAEEAIALAATALGQRRKMLRSSLRAVMSEAAMLAAGVAPTDRPEDVAPEGWLRLVRGS from the coding sequence GTGTCGGTTGAGCCTCTGGGGAGAACGGAGACCCGGGCCCTGCTCGAGCGACACGGGGTGCACCTGCGGCGCGATCTGGGGCAGCACTTCCTCACCGAGCCCAACGTGGTGCGCCGCATCGTCGAGATCTCCGGGGTCGGTTCGGGATCACAGGTGGTGGAGGTGGGCGCCGGCGCCGGGACGCTGACCCGGGCACTGTCGGAGGCGGGCGCCCGGGTGGTGGCGTACGAGGTGGACGGCTCCCTCCGTGAGGTGCTCGACGAGACCGTGGGTGATGCCGCCGAGGTCCGTTTCGAGGATGCCGCCGCCGTCGACTTCGAGACCGCACTTCCTCCGGGGGAGTGGGTGATGGTGGCCAACCTTCCCTACAACGTGGGCACACCGATCGTGCTCGACGTTCTGAGGCATGTGCCACGCATCACCCGGCTGGTGGTGATGCTGCAGCGCGAGGCGGTGGAGCGGCTCGCCGCCGCCCCCGGGTCCCGCACCTACGGGCTTCCCTCGGTGGTCGTCGGTCTCAACGCCACGGTGAGGGTGGTGTTGCGGGTGCCGCCCCACCTCTTCTTTCCGGTCCCGAAGGTGGAGTCGGCGGTGGCGCTGATCGATCGCCGGCCGGCCCACCCGCTCGCCGAGGAGGCGATCGCACTGGCGGCCACCGCCCTCGGGCAGAGGCGCAAGATGCTGCGGTCGTCCCTGCGTGCCGTGATGTCGGAGGCGGCGATGCTGGCCGCAGGCGTCGCCCCCACCGACCGCCCCGAGGATGTGGCGCCCGAGGGCTGGCTGAGGCTGGTGCGGGGATCGTGA
- a CDS encoding TatD family hydrolase — translation MDTHCHLHMSDEDPGLLVARAAAAGVDWMIDPGTDAASSEAAMLLAATFPGVVFAAAGLHPHDAERWPAEAERIYGLAAGAMAVGECGLDFYRELSPRSAQVEAFRAQVGLAITLDKPLIVHCRDAFAEAYDILEDTGAGRRAVLHCWTGGRRWTRRFAGLGVVFSFAGPITYPTGDTVRLAAGECSPDRTMVETDTPFLTPPPDRHAPNEPANVVRVGEALAEVWGMTPEQVAASTSATARRVFGVG, via the coding sequence GTGGACACCCACTGTCACCTCCACATGTCCGACGAGGACCCGGGCCTGCTGGTCGCCCGCGCCGCAGCGGCGGGAGTCGACTGGATGATCGACCCGGGCACGGACGCCGCCTCCTCCGAGGCGGCGATGCTGCTGGCAGCCACCTTCCCGGGGGTGGTGTTCGCCGCTGCCGGGCTCCATCCCCATGATGCCGAGCGTTGGCCCGCGGAAGCCGAGCGGATCTATGGCCTGGCCGCAGGCGCGATGGCGGTGGGCGAGTGCGGCCTCGACTTCTATCGCGAGCTGTCTCCCCGCTCGGCCCAGGTGGAGGCATTTCGAGCCCAGGTCGGGCTGGCGATCACGCTGGACAAGCCGCTGATCGTGCATTGCCGTGATGCCTTCGCCGAGGCTTACGACATCCTCGAGGACACGGGCGCCGGCCGGCGCGCAGTCCTGCACTGCTGGACCGGGGGCCGGCGCTGGACGCGGCGCTTCGCCGGCCTGGGGGTGGTGTTCTCCTTCGCCGGCCCGATCACCTATCCGACCGGCGACACCGTGCGCCTCGCCGCCGGTGAGTGCTCCCCGGACCGCACCATGGTGGAGACCGACACCCCCTTCCTGACGCCGCCTCCCGATCGCCATGCGCCGAACGAGCCGGCCAACGTGGTGCGGGTGGGGGAGGCGCTGGCCGAGGTGTGGGGGATGACTCCGGAGCAGGTGGCGGCATCGACCTCGGCCACGGCCCGGCGGGTGTTCGGTGTCGGTTGA
- the metG gene encoding methionine--tRNA ligase, whose protein sequence is MIYLSTPIYYPNDRPHIGTSYTTVLADAVARYWRLVGEETYLVTGTDEHGLKIALAAAEHAMAPQEWVDHIVDGFRETWDLLDISCDDFIRTTEPRHRQTVQTLLQRMHDGGDTYLARYEGPYCVRCEAYYTEDELVDGNCPVHGRPVGVHAEENWFFRLSRYAQPLLDHISAHPEFIVPETRRNEVVGFIEQGLEDISMSRSSLTWGIPLPWDPGHVAYVWFDALINYASAAGFADDPERFARQWPAWCHLVGKDIVRFHAVYWPAMLLSAGIPLPRQIAAHGFLLVGGEKMSKSNATQILPQDLVPTFGVDGYRYHFLRDVSFGPDAGFSWEGMVERFNADLANDLGNLASRVLNLAEKFRDGRVPAVADHSAPEEQSLVVAAADALRSMEGFAEFRTKQALEGVWRLFGAANAFVEATAPWRLAKDPDQAGRLDQVLNAALESLRVGAILISPVMPSAAARLWGMLGLPGSPELPPLAETAVFGVFPETTVTKGDPLFPRLDG, encoded by the coding sequence ATGATCTACCTCTCCACCCCCATCTACTACCCGAACGATCGGCCGCACATCGGCACCTCGTACACCACGGTGCTGGCCGACGCCGTGGCCAGGTACTGGAGGCTGGTCGGCGAGGAGACCTATCTGGTCACCGGTACCGACGAGCACGGCCTGAAGATCGCCCTTGCCGCCGCCGAGCACGCCATGGCGCCGCAGGAGTGGGTGGACCACATCGTCGATGGATTTCGGGAGACCTGGGACCTGCTCGATATCTCGTGCGACGACTTCATCCGCACCACCGAGCCTCGACATCGTCAGACCGTGCAGACCCTGCTCCAGCGGATGCATGACGGTGGCGACACCTATCTCGCCCGATACGAGGGGCCCTACTGCGTCCGGTGTGAGGCCTACTACACCGAGGACGAACTGGTCGACGGGAACTGCCCGGTGCATGGGCGTCCCGTCGGGGTCCATGCCGAGGAGAACTGGTTCTTCCGGCTGTCGCGTTACGCCCAACCTCTGCTCGACCACATCTCCGCCCATCCGGAGTTCATCGTGCCCGAGACCAGGCGAAACGAGGTGGTCGGTTTCATCGAACAGGGATTGGAGGACATCTCGATGAGCCGGTCCTCGCTCACCTGGGGAATCCCCCTGCCCTGGGACCCTGGGCATGTGGCCTATGTGTGGTTCGACGCCCTGATCAACTACGCATCGGCTGCGGGGTTCGCCGACGATCCCGAGCGTTTCGCCCGGCAGTGGCCCGCCTGGTGCCACCTGGTGGGGAAGGACATCGTGCGGTTCCACGCCGTCTACTGGCCGGCGATGCTGCTCTCGGCGGGTATCCCGCTACCACGCCAGATCGCCGCCCACGGCTTCCTGCTGGTCGGCGGGGAGAAGATGTCCAAGTCGAACGCCACCCAGATCCTGCCCCAGGACCTGGTGCCCACCTTCGGGGTCGACGGCTACCGCTACCACTTCCTGCGCGACGTCTCCTTCGGCCCCGACGCCGGCTTCTCCTGGGAGGGGATGGTCGAGCGGTTCAACGCCGACCTCGCCAACGACCTGGGGAACCTCGCCAGCAGGGTGCTCAACCTGGCCGAGAAGTTCCGGGACGGACGGGTGCCGGCAGTTGCCGACCACTCGGCGCCTGAGGAGCAGTCGCTGGTGGTGGCCGCCGCCGACGCCCTTCGCTCCATGGAGGGCTTCGCCGAGTTCCGCACCAAGCAGGCACTGGAGGGGGTGTGGCGTCTGTTCGGCGCCGCCAACGCCTTCGTCGAGGCGACCGCACCCTGGCGGCTGGCGAAGGACCCGGATCAGGCGGGGCGCCTCGACCAGGTGCTCAACGCCGCTCTCGAGTCGCTGCGGGTGGGGGCCATCCTGATCTCTCCGGTGATGCCTTCGGCCGCCGCCCGGCTCTGGGGGATGCTGGGGTTGCCCGGGTCACCGGAACTCCCGCCGCTGGCCGAGACGGCGGTGTTCGGGGTGTTCCCCGAGACCACCGTCACCAAGGGGGACCCCCTCTTCCCCCGTCTCGACGGCTAG
- a CDS encoding AbrB/MazE/SpoVT family DNA-binding domain-containing protein, producing the protein MSTGIVRKIDDLGRIVVPAEMRRTLGVNVGDELEILLEGDHIAIRPRFPTLIREFSVTESTRLDVPGNPVELEPGDYMVQRINRKR; encoded by the coding sequence GTGAGCACTGGAATCGTGCGCAAGATCGACGACCTTGGAAGGATCGTCGTGCCGGCCGAGATGCGACGCACTCTTGGGGTGAACGTCGGGGACGAGTTGGAGATCCTCCTAGAAGGAGATCACATCGCGATCCGGCCTCGCTTCCCCACGCTGATACGTGAGTTCAGCGTGACGGAGTCGACCCGGCTCGACGTACCGGGCAACCCGGTCGAGTTGGAACCCGGCGACTACATGGTGCAGCGGATCAACCGGAAGCGCTAA
- the rsmI gene encoding 16S rRNA (cytidine(1402)-2'-O)-methyltransferase — protein MVGTLIVCAGPIGNLGDAPPRLGEALAAAEVIYVEDTRRARVLLDRLGVDRPVRSYFVGNEEERSREVASRIAAGETVALLTDAGTPGVADPGLSAVRAALQAGGTVTGVPGPSAVTLAIALSGLPADRFVFEGFLPRRGRERSQRLAGIAAEARTVVFFASPNRLAADLADLAAVHEGDRACVVCRELTKLHEEVWRGDLDAAAEHWGGMDRVRGEVTVVLGPGTSSAPDLTAAITTTRRLVASGVAPSEAVRRVAQETGVSRRDLYRAVVA, from the coding sequence ATGGTCGGAACCCTGATCGTCTGTGCCGGGCCCATCGGCAACCTCGGCGATGCCCCGCCCCGACTGGGGGAGGCACTGGCCGCCGCCGAGGTCATCTACGTCGAGGACACCCGTCGCGCCCGGGTGCTGCTCGATCGACTCGGTGTAGACCGTCCGGTGCGCTCCTACTTCGTGGGGAACGAAGAGGAGCGGAGTCGGGAGGTGGCCTCCCGGATCGCCGCAGGCGAGACGGTCGCCCTGCTCACCGACGCCGGGACACCGGGTGTCGCCGATCCCGGTCTGAGCGCGGTCCGCGCCGCCCTGCAAGCGGGCGGCACCGTCACCGGCGTGCCCGGCCCGAGCGCCGTCACCCTGGCCATCGCGCTGTCCGGACTGCCGGCCGACAGGTTCGTGTTCGAAGGGTTTCTGCCCCGCCGGGGGCGGGAGCGATCGCAGCGGCTCGCCGGGATCGCAGCCGAGGCCCGCACGGTCGTGTTCTTCGCCTCACCCAACCGGCTCGCCGCCGATCTGGCGGATCTGGCAGCGGTTCACGAAGGGGACCGAGCCTGCGTGGTCTGTCGCGAGCTGACCAAGCTGCACGAGGAGGTGTGGCGGGGCGATCTGGACGCCGCTGCCGAGCACTGGGGCGGGATGGACCGGGTGCGGGGCGAGGTGACCGTCGTGCTCGGACCGGGCACCTCGTCGGCGCCCGACCTGACCGCGGCGATCACGACGACACGCCGCCTCGTCGCCTCCGGCGTCGCCCCTTCAGAGGCGGTGCGCCGTGTGGCACAGGAGACGGGCGTGTCGCGCCGCGACCTCTACCGGGCCGTGGTCGCCTGA